From Terriglobia bacterium, one genomic window encodes:
- a CDS encoding polysaccharide deacetylase family protein, protein MIWWAVVFIIILGCAGLAYACIIPSSQVFAPVLTRGPAGSRSVVLTFDDGPAPPFTDRVLDILGEHKISATFFLCGKNVERHPEIARRIVREGHTVGNHTYSHPLLFARSRRFMAGEIDRAQEIIEGVTGVRPTLFRPPYGARWFGLMPVLRQRGLKMIMWSVAGFDWKYKTQAIIRAATRRLHPGAVILLHDGHEQPPPGGIRQSSTVEALPAIIEAVSRAGLTFAPIEKITA, encoded by the coding sequence ATGATCTGGTGGGCGGTCGTCTTCATCATTATTCTCGGATGCGCGGGACTGGCGTATGCCTGCATCATCCCTTCGTCGCAGGTGTTCGCACCGGTTTTGACCCGCGGCCCAGCAGGAAGCCGAAGCGTCGTCCTGACCTTCGACGACGGCCCCGCTCCGCCCTTTACCGACCGTGTTCTCGACATCCTCGGTGAGCACAAGATCTCAGCGACATTCTTCCTTTGCGGCAAGAACGTTGAGCGACATCCGGAAATCGCACGGCGCATTGTACGCGAAGGCCACACCGTCGGAAACCATACGTATTCCCACCCTCTTCTATTCGCCCGCAGCCGCAGATTTATGGCCGGGGAAATTGACCGGGCACAGGAAATCATCGAAGGGGTTACAGGGGTGCGTCCTACGTTATTCCGGCCCCCCTACGGCGCTCGCTGGTTCGGGCTGATGCCCGTCCTGCGACAACGCGGGCTCAAAATGATCATGTGGTCTGTCGCGGGGTTCGACTGGAAGTACAAGACTCAGGCGATTATAAGGGCCGCCACCCGCCGGTTGCATCCCGGCGCTGTGATCCTGCTGCACGACGGACACGAGCAGCCGCCCCCCGGTGGCATTAGGCAGTCGAGCACTGTTGAAGCTTTGCCTGCAATCATTGAAGCAGTGTCCCGAGCCGGCCTGACCTTTGCGCCCATTGAAAAAATCACGGCATAG
- a CDS encoding response regulator: protein MGLPRVLVVDDDQESRNLLSEVLIANGFAVDLAEDGEGLWKALSVDEGRAVILIDLRMPGENGLQLLRKLQEKKIACDAILMSSFITASERDLARELGVRAFLEKPFRLSELLDVVSELAGKHPIGISSYEGQEQGETPGPVGKEQI, encoded by the coding sequence GTGGGCTTACCTCGAGTGCTGGTTGTGGATGACGATCAGGAGAGCCGGAACCTTCTTTCGGAGGTCCTTATTGCAAACGGCTTTGCTGTCGATCTCGCAGAGGATGGCGAGGGTCTTTGGAAAGCATTAAGCGTGGATGAGGGCAGGGCTGTCATCTTGATTGATCTTCGCATGCCGGGGGAAAACGGACTGCAACTGTTGCGGAAGCTGCAAGAAAAGAAGATTGCTTGTGACGCCATACTGATGAGCTCATTTATCACGGCATCCGAACGCGACCTGGCGCGGGAGCTTGGAGTGAGGGCTTTCCTGGAAAAGCCTTTTCGGCTTTCTGAGTTGCTGGACGTGGTCAGCGAGCTTGCAGGGAAGCATCCGATCGGGATTTCATCCTATGAGGGTCAGGAGCAGGGCGAAACGCCGGGCCCGGTCGGCAAGGAGCAGATATGA
- a CDS encoding phosphopantetheine-binding protein, with product MNVAEKVVEIIAREQHLSPGDVSIDATFEELGIDSLDGVNILFALEEEFKIDIPDTVAQNMKSVRQVVESLTRVLEGKDISDLAAMAKGSGPVASN from the coding sequence ATGAACGTAGCCGAGAAAGTCGTTGAAATCATTGCACGGGAGCAGCATCTCTCACCCGGTGATGTATCGATTGACGCAACATTTGAGGAATTGGGGATCGACTCACTGGATGGAGTGAACATCCTGTTTGCGTTGGAAGAAGAGTTCAAGATCGACATTCCCGACACAGTGGCCCAGAACATGAAGAGCGTACGGCAGGTTGTGGAAAGTCTGACCCGGGTGCTCGAGGGCAAAGACATATCTGATCTGGCGGCGATGGCCAAGGGCAGCGGCCCTGTGGCCTCCAACTAA
- the fabF gene encoding beta-ketoacyl-ACP synthase II codes for MRRVVITGLGVFSSTGKNRESFFGNLVQGRSGVRPISQFDSSPLSIKIAAEIPDYNPDDYFPSKRQDMLDKFAQFALIAAGEAMESSGLTVRDEERCRFGVVMGSGMGGAGSYDAGYHNLYVKQVTRLHPFTIPRIMHNAATSHICIEFGAQGPALATATACSSSGHAIGEAFHLIKFGMADMVLAGGADAPITYGVMRCWEAVRVLASGNGNPATACRPFSADRKGMVIGEGAGVLLLEELNHALERGATIYGELAGCGMSSDASHITQPSVDGPVRAIRMALDEGGINPEEIDYINAHGTGTRLNDAVETQVIKEVFNCHARKLAISSTKSMHGHAMGATGAIEFVATVMAVERGVVPPTANYTEPDPECDLDYVPNVAREKRIRAALSNSFAFGGLNAVLLLRRWE; via the coding sequence GTGCGCAGGGTTGTCATAACAGGGCTGGGGGTTTTTTCCTCCACGGGCAAGAACAGGGAAAGCTTTTTTGGGAACCTGGTGCAGGGCCGGTCAGGTGTGCGGCCCATTTCCCAATTTGATTCTTCCCCCCTATCCATTAAAATCGCAGCCGAAATTCCCGACTACAATCCAGACGACTACTTCCCTTCCAAGCGCCAGGACATGCTGGACAAGTTCGCGCAATTCGCCCTGATTGCGGCGGGCGAAGCGATGGAAAGCAGTGGCCTCACGGTCCGCGATGAGGAACGTTGCCGCTTTGGGGTGGTTATGGGTTCCGGCATGGGCGGGGCAGGAAGCTATGACGCCGGCTATCACAATCTTTACGTAAAGCAGGTCACCCGCCTGCACCCCTTCACCATCCCGCGCATCATGCACAATGCTGCCACCTCACACATTTGTATAGAGTTTGGCGCGCAGGGGCCGGCGCTGGCAACTGCCACGGCGTGCTCGTCGTCTGGCCACGCGATCGGGGAGGCGTTCCACCTCATCAAGTTTGGAATGGCAGACATGGTGCTTGCCGGGGGGGCTGATGCTCCCATCACTTACGGTGTGATGCGCTGCTGGGAGGCGGTGCGGGTGCTGGCTTCGGGAAACGGCAACCCTGCCACAGCCTGCCGGCCTTTTTCGGCGGACCGCAAAGGAATGGTGATCGGAGAAGGTGCAGGCGTTCTTCTGCTGGAGGAACTGAACCACGCCCTTGAGCGCGGCGCCACCATTTACGGCGAACTTGCCGGCTGCGGCATGAGTTCTGACGCTTCCCACATCACCCAGCCCTCGGTGGACGGCCCGGTACGCGCCATCCGCATGGCGCTCGATGAAGGCGGAATCAACCCCGAGGAGATTGATTACATCAACGCCCACGGGACTGGAACGCGCCTCAATGACGCCGTCGAAACCCAGGTGATCAAGGAAGTCTTCAATTGCCACGCCAGAAAGCTGGCGATCAGTTCCACGAAATCAATGCACGGACACGCCATGGGCGCAACGGGCGCGATTGAGTTTGTGGCCACCGTGATGGCGGTTGAGCGCGGAGTGGTTCCGCCCACCGCGAATTACACTGAGCCTGATCCCGAGTGTGATCTTGACTATGTTCCCAACGTGGCGCGGGAAAAGCGCATTCGTGCCGCGCTTTCGAATTCGTTTGCGTTTGGAGGCTTGAACGCCGTGCTGCTGCTGCGGCGCTGGGAGTGA
- a CDS encoding glycosyltransferase, with the protein MEIRRIAILTLSAGAGELQASRAIHQALHDGADNVEARTIDLLDLAEPWFRRSYAYPRWLTMRRAPAVWRKLFEWRQRKRLVKMFPDSLIRRGCERGLNRLRLFRPHLVIAAETGAARLAALGRREGWFDAPILAAHTAFCAEPVWAENQIDVHCVGSEQAKGQLISWGVSANRIVTCGVPVDPACALSFDRAELRRAFGLHPSRPVVLVMGGGIRPAPLDLIIQNLEMSRHPIQVLALTARDCDLRHRLDAMRGRLALDLHVFGWSESIPELMATADLLITRPGGLVTSEALAAGLPMVLGFPAPGMEEAHLRFLLERNVAVAAKSAEEITRLVSGLLDDPKRLQALSARGREMARPDAAYAVAQVARALLEKATYIDLLAAPVPASGESAYLM; encoded by the coding sequence ATGGAAATCAGGCGCATCGCTATACTGACGCTCAGCGCGGGCGCTGGCGAGTTGCAGGCAAGTCGCGCCATACATCAGGCCCTTCACGACGGAGCGGACAACGTAGAGGCCCGGACGATTGATCTTCTGGATCTCGCCGAGCCCTGGTTCCGCCGGTCTTACGCCTATCCTCGCTGGCTGACGATGCGGCGCGCTCCGGCGGTGTGGCGCAAGCTGTTCGAATGGCGCCAGAGGAAACGGCTTGTGAAGATGTTCCCGGACAGCCTCATCAGGCGCGGTTGCGAGCGGGGTCTAAACCGCCTCAGGCTATTCCGGCCGCACCTGGTGATCGCGGCAGAAACGGGGGCCGCCAGGCTGGCTGCGCTGGGCCGGCGCGAAGGATGGTTTGATGCACCAATCCTGGCCGCCCATACGGCCTTCTGCGCCGAGCCGGTGTGGGCCGAAAATCAGATTGACGTTCACTGCGTGGGGAGCGAACAAGCCAAGGGCCAGTTGATTTCCTGGGGCGTCTCAGCGAACCGAATCGTAACCTGCGGCGTGCCTGTCGATCCGGCCTGCGCGCTCAGCTTCGATCGTGCTGAACTCCGCCGGGCGTTTGGCCTGCACCCGAGCCGGCCCGTGGTGCTGGTGATGGGAGGCGGAATCAGGCCCGCTCCACTCGACCTCATCATCCAGAATCTCGAGATGTCCCGGCACCCCATCCAGGTGCTCGCCTTGACGGCGCGAGACTGCGATCTGCGGCATCGGCTCGACGCGATGCGAGGGCGCCTGGCGCTTGACCTGCACGTCTTTGGCTGGTCAGAGTCCATCCCGGAGCTGATGGCGACGGCAGATCTGCTGATCACCAGGCCGGGAGGCCTTGTAACTTCTGAAGCTCTGGCGGCAGGTTTGCCTATGGTCCTCGGCTTCCCGGCCCCTGGGATGGAGGAGGCGCACCTCAGGTTCCTGTTGGAACGAAACGTGGCGGTTGCGGCTAAAAGCGCTGAAGAAATTACGCGGCTGGTTTCCGGCCTCCTCGATGATCCGAAACGCCTCCAGGCGTTGAGCGCCCGCGGGCGGGAAATGGCGCGGCCTGATGCCGCTTATGCCGTGGCACAGGTTGCCAGAGCCCTGCTCGAAAAGGCTACGTACATCGATTTGCTGGCGGCCCCTGTGCCGGCTTCCGGTGAATCGGCATACCTGATGTAA
- a CDS encoding AMP-binding protein: protein MVGDLRKIVERGVIGGSIPRLVRWGRSLPPGLIRKIQMDGFRRVVRYAAARQKFFARKLQQAGLRVDQIHRPEDLGDIFTTPEDIRNLPAEDFLCREPESVFETTGTSGGPKRVYFGYDEVDFSARYEAAAFYENGVRPGDRVVCTFDAGYWISSWVTYLACKQLGVFCSAVGKPQPAEVYDRLANYHYNVIVADPTWLVSLSEIAEKKGSFPLKLIFAAGDRMTDAYRDYVQQIWNAPVILGYGSTEMGGGAGMECLARNGYHVDEFNLMFEILDPDPDGYGELVVTTLSRRTMPLVRYRVRDITRFLDGTCRCGTTVRRIARIRGRRDEMVVMGAGNMYPEIFEKVLCDVPGLSANWQVAVRQEGLHDVLEFRLELSNGISTSVVEDAVRRNLEARYPDVWANQVCGMYRLAFRFSSSGTLVQGRKCKRLVDERGE, encoded by the coding sequence ATGGTTGGTGATCTGCGGAAAATTGTTGAACGAGGGGTGATCGGCGGCTCGATCCCCCGGCTTGTCCGCTGGGGCAGGTCTCTTCCGCCTGGGCTCATCCGAAAGATCCAGATGGACGGCTTCCGGCGCGTGGTTCGCTATGCCGCCGCACGCCAGAAATTCTTTGCAAGGAAGCTCCAGCAGGCGGGGCTGCGAGTGGACCAGATCCATCGACCGGAAGACCTTGGAGATATCTTCACTACTCCTGAAGACATCCGCAACCTGCCCGCCGAGGATTTCCTTTGCAGGGAGCCCGAATCTGTGTTTGAAACCACGGGGACTTCCGGCGGGCCCAAACGGGTTTACTTTGGCTATGACGAGGTGGATTTTTCTGCGCGCTATGAAGCAGCGGCCTTTTATGAAAACGGCGTGCGCCCGGGAGACCGCGTGGTTTGCACGTTTGACGCGGGATACTGGATCAGCAGTTGGGTGACTTATCTGGCCTGCAAACAACTGGGGGTTTTCTGCTCTGCGGTCGGCAAGCCGCAGCCGGCGGAGGTCTATGACCGCCTGGCGAATTATCACTACAACGTGATTGTGGCGGACCCCACCTGGCTGGTGAGCCTGAGCGAAATTGCTGAAAAGAAGGGAAGCTTTCCCCTGAAGCTGATCTTTGCCGCGGGCGACCGGATGACCGACGCCTACCGCGATTACGTCCAGCAGATCTGGAATGCGCCGGTGATTCTGGGCTATGGTTCCACAGAAATGGGCGGCGGCGCCGGAATGGAGTGTCTTGCGCGCAACGGCTATCATGTTGACGAGTTCAACCTGATGTTTGAGATTCTCGATCCTGACCCGGACGGCTATGGCGAACTGGTAGTCACAACCCTGTCACGCCGCACCATGCCGCTGGTCCGTTACCGGGTGCGCGACATTACGCGCTTTCTTGACGGGACCTGCCGTTGCGGGACGACAGTGCGGCGTATCGCGCGAATCCGCGGCCGGCGCGACGAAATGGTGGTGATGGGCGCCGGAAATATGTACCCGGAGATTTTTGAAAAAGTTCTGTGCGACGTGCCGGGGCTTTCAGCCAACTGGCAGGTGGCCGTGAGGCAGGAAGGGCTGCACGACGTCCTGGAGTTCCGGTTGGAACTGTCCAACGGGATCTCCACCTCGGTGGTAGAGGACGCGGTCAGGAGAAACCTGGAGGCGCGCTATCCGGACGTATGGGCCAATCAGGTTTGCGGGATGTACAGGCTGGCCTTTCGATTTTCCTCCTCCGGCACGCTCGTCCAGGGGCGAAAGTGCAAGCGCCTGGTGGACGAGCGCGGGGAGTAG
- a CDS encoding MtnX-like HAD-IB family phosphatase, producing MRGKSLDNGRGERAVRKPVVFSDFDGTITRLDVTDEILEKFADPSWQEVEELWLRGDIGSRECFERQAALVRVTAKQLNALVDAIPLDPDFPAFYRILKAWHLPFYIVSDSFDYVIRRVLKRAGADGELRNGRHLFSTGMRLERGRMRAIFPHSDHGCNHGCATCKPAIIRRIRKRQQPVIFIGDGLSDRFAVEVADVVFAKNELLAYCRERGMACRSFETFGDVQKELGEMLAAGSLERDAAVSAAT from the coding sequence TTGAGGGGAAAATCTTTGGACAACGGCCGGGGCGAAAGGGCGGTCCGCAAGCCGGTGGTCTTTTCCGACTTTGACGGAACGATTACGCGCCTGGACGTGACCGATGAAATCCTGGAGAAATTTGCGGACCCTTCCTGGCAGGAAGTCGAGGAGCTGTGGCTCCGGGGCGACATCGGGTCAAGGGAATGCTTTGAGCGGCAGGCGGCGCTGGTGCGCGTGACGGCAAAGCAGTTGAACGCCCTGGTTGATGCTATTCCCCTTGACCCTGATTTCCCGGCGTTTTATCGCATCCTGAAGGCCTGGCATCTTCCCTTCTACATTGTCAGCGACAGTTTTGATTATGTCATCCGGCGGGTGCTGAAGCGGGCGGGGGCTGATGGTGAATTGCGGAACGGCCGCCATCTGTTTTCAACCGGAATGCGACTGGAGCGCGGCAGAATGCGGGCGATATTCCCGCACAGCGATCACGGCTGCAATCACGGCTGCGCCACCTGCAAACCGGCCATCATCCGCCGCATCCGAAAAAGGCAGCAGCCGGTCATCTTTATCGGCGACGGCCTTTCCGACCGTTTTGCGGTGGAGGTTGCGGACGTGGTGTTTGCCAAAAATGAACTGCTGGCCTACTGCCGCGAGCGCGGCATGGCCTGCCGATCGTTTGAAACTTTTGGGGATGTGCAGAAGGAATTGGGCGAAATGCTGGCGGCCGGATCGCTTGAGCGTGACGCCGCGGTGAGCGCCGCGACTTAG
- a CDS encoding aminotransferase class III-fold pyridoxal phosphate-dependent enzyme, protein MSLPDTTTRAAELLELERRYCSFGDTVHYLDPPKVFSNCAGSYLYDEQGTPYLDLQMWYSAANFGYKNPRLNEALKRQVDRLPQLACQYLHPEKIEVAARIAQYCEKRFGVKGRVHFNVGGSQAIEDSLKLVRNATGKNLMFAFMGSYHGRTLGATAITSSYRYRRRFGHFSDRAQFVFYPYCHRCIYGLKPDTCGLYCEEQFEKLFDSEYFGVWDAKAEASEFGAFYIEAVQGTGGYVIPPADYFKRLKETCDRHKILIVDDEIQMGFYRTGKFWAIENFGITPDIIVFGKALTNGLNPISGVWAREELISPEVFPPGSTHSTFSANPLGTAVALETLKMLEEEDYETMVNEKGAYLLAGLRELERRHPQSIGQVDGLGLALRIEVSKPDRITPDRELTDRIFAEGLTGNLEAGGHKMGLVLDVGGYYKNVFTLAPAFSITREEMDLAIELLDQLFSRCTKK, encoded by the coding sequence ATGTCATTGCCGGACACCACAACCAGGGCTGCGGAACTGCTGGAGCTTGAGCGCCGATACTGCTCGTTTGGCGACACCGTACACTACCTCGATCCGCCCAAGGTCTTCTCGAACTGTGCGGGCTCTTACCTTTACGACGAACAGGGCACTCCCTACCTTGACCTCCAGATGTGGTATTCCGCGGCGAACTTCGGCTACAAGAACCCCCGGTTGAATGAAGCTCTCAAGCGGCAAGTGGACCGCCTGCCCCAACTGGCCTGCCAGTATCTGCACCCGGAAAAAATTGAAGTGGCGGCGCGCATCGCGCAGTACTGCGAAAAGCGTTTTGGCGTGAAGGGCCGCGTCCACTTCAACGTGGGCGGCTCACAGGCCATTGAAGATTCCCTCAAGCTGGTGCGCAACGCCACCGGGAAAAATCTGATGTTCGCCTTCATGGGCAGCTATCACGGGCGGACGCTGGGCGCCACGGCCATCACTTCCAGCTACCGCTATCGCCGCCGCTTCGGACATTTCAGTGACCGCGCGCAGTTTGTTTTTTATCCTTACTGCCACCGCTGCATCTACGGGCTGAAGCCGGACACCTGCGGCCTCTATTGCGAGGAGCAATTCGAGAAGCTGTTTGACTCGGAATACTTCGGCGTGTGGGACGCGAAGGCCGAAGCCTCGGAGTTCGGCGCGTTCTACATCGAGGCGGTGCAGGGAACGGGTGGATACGTTATTCCGCCCGCCGACTATTTCAAGCGCCTGAAAGAAACCTGCGACCGGCACAAGATCCTGATTGTGGATGACGAAATCCAGATGGGTTTTTACCGCACGGGTAAATTTTGGGCGATTGAGAATTTCGGCATCACGCCGGACATCATCGTTTTCGGCAAGGCACTGACGAACGGCTTGAACCCGATTTCGGGCGTCTGGGCGCGCGAGGAACTGATTTCGCCGGAGGTGTTTCCTCCCGGTTCAACGCACTCGACGTTTTCCGCCAATCCCTTGGGCACGGCCGTCGCGCTCGAAACGCTGAAGATGCTGGAAGAAGAGGATTACGAAACGATGGTGAACGAGAAGGGGGCCTATTTGCTGGCCGGGCTGCGCGAGCTCGAAAGGCGGCATCCGCAATCGATTGGGCAGGTGGATGGGCTGGGCCTGGCGCTGCGGATTGAAGTCTCGAAGCCGGACCGCATCACTCCTGACCGCGAGTTGACAGACCGCATCTTCGCAGAAGGTCTTACCGGAAATCTCGAAGCCGGCGGACACAAAATGGGCCTGGTGCTGGACGTGGGCGGTTACTACAAAAACGTCTTTACGCTGGCGCCTGCTTTCTCCATCACGCGCGAAGAAATGGACCTTGCCATCGAATTACTCGACCAGTTGTTTAGCCGCTGCACGAAAAAGTAG